In Actinomycetota bacterium, the following are encoded in one genomic region:
- a CDS encoding CpaF family protein codes for MQLAEDVEPGASPDEPGTGSAPAGLVAEVTRGVRDAVRRRGIDPMLEPGTVRALVDEQVAAVIDRWIDADVPVIDGRGIAAQVHDAVAGYGRLQRFFDDPTVEEIWINEPGRVFVARNGRSELTSTVLAEREVPELVERMLRASGRRLDTSSPFVDAMLPDGSRLHVAIPDITFRHWAVNVRRFVVRPTRVEDLVALGTVTAQAAAFLDAAVLAGLNVVVAGGTQAGKTTLLNALLGCVPASERIVSCEEVFEIRIDCPDWVAMQTRDAGLEGTGEVPLRRLVREALRMRPTRLVVGEVRHSEALDLLVAMNSGMPAMATLHANSCREAVTKLCTLPLLAGGNIGAQFVVPTVAGCVDVVVHIASAPDGRRRVTEICGLSGRVESGVVEMSEIFRLRGSELVRSQGFPPHPERFAAAGIDLPVVLAAGPSSDGQSTGEGQPRWER; via the coding sequence ATGCAGCTCGCTGAGGATGTCGAACCCGGCGCCAGCCCTGACGAACCTGGCACCGGCAGTGCCCCAGCGGGACTCGTCGCCGAGGTGACGCGCGGGGTCCGCGACGCGGTACGCCGGCGCGGGATCGATCCCATGCTGGAGCCGGGTACGGTGCGCGCCCTGGTCGACGAGCAGGTCGCCGCCGTGATCGACCGCTGGATCGATGCGGACGTGCCGGTCATCGACGGGCGCGGGATCGCCGCGCAGGTCCACGATGCGGTGGCCGGATACGGTCGGCTGCAACGCTTCTTCGACGATCCCACCGTCGAGGAGATCTGGATCAACGAGCCCGGCCGAGTCTTCGTCGCTCGAAACGGGCGTAGCGAGTTGACCTCGACCGTCCTCGCCGAACGCGAGGTTCCCGAACTGGTGGAACGCATGTTGCGTGCGTCCGGCCGGCGGCTGGACACCTCCAGCCCGTTCGTCGACGCGATGCTGCCGGACGGGTCCCGGCTGCACGTGGCTATCCCCGACATCACCTTTCGGCACTGGGCCGTGAACGTCCGGCGTTTCGTGGTCCGGCCGACCCGGGTCGAGGACCTCGTCGCGCTCGGCACCGTGACGGCCCAGGCCGCAGCCTTTCTCGACGCCGCGGTCCTCGCCGGCCTCAACGTCGTGGTCGCCGGAGGCACTCAGGCAGGCAAGACCACACTGCTCAACGCCCTGCTCGGGTGCGTTCCGGCGTCAGAACGCATCGTCAGCTGCGAGGAGGTCTTCGAAATCCGCATCGACTGCCCGGACTGGGTTGCCATGCAGACCCGGGACGCCGGGCTGGAGGGGACCGGCGAGGTCCCGCTACGCCGCCTGGTCCGCGAGGCGTTGCGGATGCGGCCCACCCGGCTGGTCGTCGGGGAGGTCAGGCACAGCGAGGCGCTTGACCTGTTGGTGGCCATGAACTCCGGGATGCCGGCGATGGCGACGTTGCACGCGAACTCCTGCCGGGAGGCGGTGACGAAGTTGTGCACCCTTCCGTTGCTCGCCGGAGGCAACATCGGTGCGCAGTTCGTCGTGCCGACCGTCGCCGGGTGTGTCGATGTCGTGGTCCACATTGCCTCCGCGCCGGACGGTCGGCGGCGAGTGACCGAGATCTGTGGTCTGTCGGGCCGGGTGGAGTCCGGAGTCGTCGAGATGAGCGAGATCTTCCGATTGCGCGGCAGCGAACTGGTCCGCTCGCAAGGATTCCCACCGCATCCGGAACGTTTCGCTGCCGCCGGCATCGACCTGCCGGTAGTGCTGGCCGCCGGACCGTCCAGCGACGGACAGTCGACCGGGGAAGGCCAGCCACGATGGGAGCGGTGA
- a CDS encoding type II secretion system protein F, with translation MGAVTGLLFASGLLLLLAPPAAETTTARRSSLADLIARSGTAGITPAGLLGAAAACSVLAGAGAFLVTAIPAVAIAAALAAAAGPVIVLRRRARRRDKALRTAWPDAIDVLVSGVRAGLSLPEALADLGSRGPGPLRPAFADFAADFRAAGSFADSLDALQSRLADPVADRVVMSLRLARDVGGTDLGRVLRSLAEMVRLDARTRGEIEARQSWTVNAARLAVAAPWLTLALLATRPAAIDAYNSPAGLVVLIGCAAASIAAYRIMLRIGRLPVEQRIVR, from the coding sequence ATGGGAGCGGTGACGGGGCTGCTGTTCGCCAGCGGGCTTCTCCTGCTGCTGGCTCCGCCGGCGGCCGAGACCACGACTGCCCGCCGCTCGTCGCTGGCGGACCTCATCGCCCGGTCCGGTACGGCGGGGATCACCCCGGCCGGCCTGCTGGGCGCGGCAGCAGCGTGCTCGGTGCTGGCAGGTGCCGGCGCCTTCCTGGTGACGGCCATTCCCGCAGTGGCGATAGCGGCCGCGCTCGCTGCGGCCGCCGGGCCGGTGATCGTGCTGCGCCGTCGTGCTCGCCGGCGGGACAAGGCGTTGCGGACGGCGTGGCCGGACGCGATCGACGTGCTGGTCAGCGGGGTGCGGGCAGGGCTGTCCCTGCCCGAGGCGTTGGCCGATCTCGGCAGCCGTGGCCCGGGACCGTTGCGGCCGGCGTTTGCCGACTTCGCGGCGGACTTCCGCGCGGCCGGCTCGTTCGCCGACTCGCTGGACGCGCTGCAGTCGCGGTTGGCTGACCCGGTTGCCGATCGGGTGGTGATGAGTCTGCGTCTCGCGCGGGACGTGGGCGGTACTGACCTCGGCCGGGTGCTGCGCTCGCTGGCGGAGATGGTGCGGCTCGACGCCCGGACTCGCGGCGAGATCGAAGCTCGGCAGAGCTGGACGGTCAATGCGGCCAGGCTGGCCGTGGCGGCACCGTGGTTGACGTTGGCGCTGCTGGCAACCCGTCCGGCGGCTATCGACGCGTACAACTCGCCGGCCGGGCTTGTCGTGCTGATCGGCTGTGCAGCAGCGAGTATCGCGGCGTACCGGATCATGCTGCGGATCGGTCGGCTGCCGGTCGAACAGCGGATCGTGCGATGA
- a CDS encoding pilus assembly protein TadB, with protein sequence MTPTVGALVGLGLGVGLVLLAASIPAWRRPTLLARVAAQVSARPGVPRKSTTPILGTLGHLLEPTVQRAISALDERLGNRQALVAKLERAGSALSVERYRLDQLVWAAVGLAAGLLAALSVLRRGGSPSYGALLALCATGTVAGFLLRDWALSRSVARRTRRIAEQFPVVAELFAFAVIAGEAPSVALARVAAAVGGEFGAELDRCVAQLRTGTPFVDAVHQLARRLDIPAVDRFVDGLTVAIERGSPLADVMRAQAADARSAAHQELIETAGRRDVVMLVPVVFLILPTVVVIALFPGIHGLDLIVP encoded by the coding sequence ATGACCCCCACCGTTGGCGCGTTGGTCGGGCTGGGCCTCGGTGTGGGCCTGGTCTTGCTCGCCGCGTCGATCCCGGCGTGGCGCCGGCCCACGTTGCTCGCCAGGGTCGCCGCGCAGGTGTCGGCCCGGCCCGGCGTGCCCAGGAAGTCGACGACGCCGATCCTCGGGACGTTGGGACACCTCCTGGAACCGACGGTGCAGCGGGCGATCAGCGCCCTCGACGAGCGGCTGGGCAACCGGCAGGCACTGGTGGCCAAACTGGAGCGGGCTGGTTCGGCGCTGTCCGTGGAGCGCTACCGGCTCGACCAGCTGGTCTGGGCCGCGGTGGGCCTGGCCGCGGGGCTGCTGGCGGCCTTGTCGGTGCTGCGACGAGGCGGCTCACCGTCGTACGGGGCGCTCCTGGCGTTGTGTGCGACCGGCACGGTCGCCGGGTTCCTGTTGCGGGACTGGGCTTTGTCCCGGTCGGTCGCGCGTCGTACCCGCCGTATCGCCGAGCAGTTCCCGGTGGTGGCGGAACTGTTCGCCTTCGCCGTCATCGCCGGCGAAGCGCCGTCGGTGGCGTTGGCGCGGGTTGCTGCGGCCGTCGGCGGCGAGTTCGGCGCGGAACTCGATCGCTGCGTGGCGCAGCTGCGCACCGGTACGCCGTTCGTCGATGCCGTGCACCAGCTGGCTCGCCGGCTCGATATCCCTGCAGTCGACCGGTTCGTCGACGGTCTGACCGTCGCCATCGAACGAGGCAGTCCGCTCGCTGACGTCATGCGGGCGCAGGCCGCTGACGCGAGGTCCGCGGCGCACCAGGAACTGATCGAGACCGCGGGCCGACGCGATGTCGTGATGCTGGTCCCGGTGGTGTTCTTGATCCTGCCGACGGTCGTGGTCATCGCGTTGTTCCCCGGTATTCACGGACTGGACCTCATCGTGCCGTGA
- a CDS encoding pilus assembly protein has product MTRQRSRPDAERGSAAVEFALVAPLVLVIALAVVQLAFALHVRATLVAAAAEGARVAARADGGAAAGIRRTREVLADNVAAGAVGDITAAMTSSEGLAVAEVRVTAHVPLLGLLGPTAMTVAGHSVLE; this is encoded by the coding sequence ATGACACGGCAGCGGAGCAGGCCGGACGCCGAGCGAGGCAGCGCCGCCGTCGAGTTCGCCCTGGTCGCTCCGCTCGTGCTCGTCATCGCGTTGGCCGTGGTGCAACTGGCGTTCGCACTACACGTGCGCGCGACGCTCGTCGCCGCTGCGGCGGAGGGAGCACGGGTCGCGGCCCGCGCCGACGGCGGTGCTGCCGCAGGTATCCGGCGTACCCGAGAGGTCTTGGCAGACAACGTCGCCGCCGGTGCGGTCGGCGACATCACCGCGGCGATGACCAGCTCGGAGGGACTGGCCGTGGCCGAGGTCCGTGTCACCGCACACGTGCCGTTGCTGGGTCTGCTCGGCCCGACGGCGATGACGGTCGCCGGCCATTCGGTGCTGGAGTAG
- a CDS encoding pilus assembly protein has protein sequence MSRRPRDDAGSAVVEFTLLSVALLVPLVYLALAVMSVQRTAYGVTTAVREAGRAFVTADTVAAARPRAEAAARLALADQGLVLPDTALVISCRGGPCLTPGSLVEVRLDLAVPLPFVPAPFDDGGSLSIPVSASHTAGVDRFRSAP, from the coding sequence ATGTCACGTCGGCCCCGCGACGACGCAGGCTCGGCCGTCGTCGAGTTCACGCTGCTGTCGGTCGCGCTGCTCGTGCCGCTGGTGTACCTGGCCTTGGCGGTCATGTCGGTGCAGCGCACCGCCTATGGGGTGACCACGGCGGTACGGGAGGCCGGACGAGCTTTCGTCACCGCGGACACCGTCGCGGCGGCCCGGCCACGGGCCGAGGCTGCGGCCCGGCTGGCCCTGGCCGACCAGGGCCTGGTGCTGCCCGATACGGCATTGGTGATCAGTTGCCGGGGCGGACCGTGTCTGACGCCGGGCTCGCTGGTCGAGGTCCGGCTGGACCTGGCTGTGCCACTTCCGTTCGTACCAGCGCCGTTCGACGACGGCGGCTCGTTGTCGATCCCGGTGTCGGCGAGTCACACCGCTGGTGTCGACCGGTTCCGGTCGGCCCCGTGA
- the prfB gene encoding peptide chain release factor 2 has protein sequence MAAVDPSESLAALEQTLTSVEKVLDLPRLRSDIEALEHEAAAPGLWDDQAKAQEVTSRLSFAQGEVRRFEALRRRLDDLPVLFELAGDEADEAALAEAESELAELTKAVSELEVRTLLSGEYDQRHALMTIRAEAGGVDAADWAEMLLRMYTRYCERHDYPYEVYDTSYAEEAGIKSATFAVNVPYAYGTLSVEQGTHRLVRISPFDNQGRRQTSFAGVEVIPVVAQADHIEIPEDEIRVDVYRSSGPGGQGVNTTDSAVRLTHLPTGIVVSCQNERSQLQNKASAMAVLQAKLLERQRQEQQARLDALKGDSSGSWGNQMRSYVLHPYQMVKDLRTEVETGNTAAVLDGEIDAFVEAGIRWRKQHA, from the coding sequence ATGGCCGCCGTCGATCCGTCCGAGTCCCTCGCCGCGCTCGAACAGACCTTGACGAGCGTGGAGAAGGTGCTGGACCTGCCACGGTTGCGCTCGGATATCGAGGCGCTGGAGCACGAGGCGGCCGCCCCCGGACTCTGGGACGACCAGGCCAAGGCGCAGGAGGTCACCAGCCGGCTGTCGTTCGCCCAAGGTGAGGTCCGCCGGTTCGAGGCCTTGCGGCGCCGGCTCGACGACCTCCCGGTGCTGTTCGAACTGGCCGGGGACGAAGCCGACGAGGCTGCCCTCGCCGAAGCCGAGTCCGAACTGGCGGAACTCACCAAGGCAGTGAGCGAACTGGAGGTCAGGACGCTGCTGTCGGGGGAGTACGACCAACGCCATGCCCTGATGACGATCCGTGCCGAGGCCGGCGGCGTCGACGCGGCGGACTGGGCAGAGATGTTGCTACGCATGTACACCCGCTACTGCGAGCGTCATGACTATCCGTACGAGGTCTACGACACCTCGTACGCCGAGGAAGCTGGTATCAAGTCGGCGACCTTCGCCGTCAACGTGCCGTACGCCTACGGCACGTTGTCGGTCGAACAGGGGACCCACCGGTTGGTGCGCATCTCGCCGTTCGACAACCAGGGCCGCCGCCAGACGTCGTTCGCCGGCGTGGAGGTCATCCCGGTCGTGGCGCAGGCCGACCACATCGAGATCCCGGAGGACGAGATCCGGGTCGACGTCTACCGGTCGTCAGGACCGGGTGGGCAGGGGGTCAACACCACCGACTCCGCGGTACGACTGACCCATCTGCCGACCGGCATCGTGGTCTCCTGCCAGAACGAACGGTCCCAGTTGCAGAACAAGGCCAGCGCAATGGCCGTGTTGCAGGCGAAGTTGCTGGAACGGCAGCGGCAGGAGCAGCAGGCCCGGCTCGACGCGCTGAAGGGCGACAGCAGCGGCTCGTGGGGCAACCAGATGCGGTCGTACGTGCTGCATCCGTACCAGATGGTCAAGGATCTGCGGACCGAGGTGGAGACCGGCAACACCGCCGCCGTGCTCGACGGGGAGATCGACGCCTTCGTCGAGGCCGGTATTCGTTGGCGCAAGCAGCACGCCTAG
- the ftsE gene encoding cell division ATP-binding protein FtsE has translation MIRFDTVTKVYPNQGRPALDDVSVEIEKGEFVFLVGSSGSGKSTFLRLVLKEERPSRGGVWVMGKDLSRLSNWKVPTLRRQIGTVFQDFRLLPNKSVFDNVAFALEVLGRPRSHVVKVVPEVLDLVGLDGKADRLPDELSGGEQQRVAIARAFVNRPAVLIADEPTGNLDPATSVGIMKLLDRINRTGTTVVMATHDAAIVDQMRKRVIELELGRLVRDQSRGVYGYAR, from the coding sequence GTGATCCGCTTCGACACCGTCACCAAGGTGTACCCCAACCAGGGACGCCCGGCCCTCGACGACGTGAGCGTGGAGATCGAGAAGGGCGAGTTCGTCTTCTTGGTGGGTTCCTCCGGTTCGGGCAAGTCGACCTTCCTGCGGCTGGTCCTCAAGGAAGAACGGCCCAGCCGCGGCGGGGTGTGGGTGATGGGCAAGGACCTCAGCCGGCTGTCGAACTGGAAGGTCCCGACGCTGCGGCGGCAGATCGGCACGGTCTTCCAGGACTTCCGGCTGCTGCCGAACAAGTCGGTGTTCGACAACGTCGCGTTCGCCCTGGAAGTCCTCGGGCGTCCCCGTTCCCATGTGGTGAAGGTCGTCCCCGAGGTGCTGGACCTGGTGGGCCTGGACGGCAAGGCCGACCGACTACCGGACGAGCTGTCCGGTGGTGAGCAACAGCGCGTGGCGATCGCCCGGGCGTTCGTGAACCGTCCGGCCGTGCTGATCGCCGACGAACCGACCGGGAATCTCGACCCGGCCACGAGCGTCGGCATCATGAAGCTGCTGGACCGCATCAACCGGACGGGTACCACTGTGGTGATGGCAACCCACGACGCGGCGATCGTGGACCAGATGCGCAAGCGCGTCATCGAACTCGAACTCGGCCGGCTCGTGCGGGACCAGTCCCGGGGCGTGTACGGGTATGCGCGCTGA
- a CDS encoding ABC transporter permease has product MRVRFVLGEVGAGLRRNLTMTIAVVITVAVSLALFGTGLLVRAQVDKMKDYWYDKVEVSIFLCGPNSDTASCAGGAVTQAQRDEILADLNSLKPLVQDVYYESSQEAFDRFKQQFAGSPLVGNAKPEDLPESYRVKLSDPQKYDVVASAFAGRPGIEEVNDQREFLDKFFKLLNGLQLISLCIAIAMLVVTVLLVVNTMRVAAFSRRRETGIMRLVGASNFYIQLPFLLEAALAAALGAACAVGGLIAVKVLLVDRVLVPSFPFTAFIGWDTVVTAGLQLFIVGTLLAAVAAFLTLRKYLRV; this is encoded by the coding sequence ATGCGGGTCCGATTCGTCCTCGGCGAGGTGGGCGCCGGGCTACGGCGCAACCTGACCATGACCATCGCCGTGGTGATCACGGTGGCCGTGTCGCTGGCGTTGTTCGGCACCGGTCTGCTCGTCCGCGCGCAGGTCGACAAGATGAAGGACTACTGGTACGACAAGGTCGAGGTGTCGATCTTCCTCTGCGGACCGAACTCCGACACCGCCTCGTGTGCCGGCGGAGCGGTCACCCAGGCGCAGCGTGACGAGATCCTCGCGGACCTGAACTCGCTGAAGCCGTTGGTACAGGACGTCTATTACGAGTCCTCGCAGGAAGCGTTCGACCGGTTCAAGCAACAGTTCGCCGGATCGCCCCTGGTCGGCAACGCCAAGCCCGAGGACCTGCCCGAGTCCTACCGGGTCAAGCTGTCCGACCCGCAGAAATACGACGTCGTGGCGTCGGCGTTCGCCGGGCGGCCGGGCATCGAGGAAGTCAACGACCAGCGGGAGTTCCTCGACAAGTTCTTCAAACTCCTCAACGGCCTGCAGCTCATCTCGCTGTGTATCGCCATCGCGATGCTCGTGGTCACCGTGCTGCTGGTGGTCAATACGATGCGCGTTGCGGCGTTCAGCCGACGCCGGGAGACCGGGATCATGCGGCTGGTCGGCGCGTCGAACTTCTACATCCAGCTGCCCTTCCTTCTCGAGGCCGCCCTGGCTGCCGCGTTGGGGGCGGCCTGTGCCGTCGGCGGGCTCATTGCCGTCAAGGTCCTGCTGGTCGATCGGGTGCTGGTCCCGTCCTTCCCGTTCACTGCGTTCATCGGCTGGGACACCGTGGTGACCGCGGGCCTGCAGTTGTTCATCGTCGGCACGTTGCTCGCGGCGGTCGCGGCATTTTTGACCCTTCGGAAGTACCTTCGGGTGTGA
- the smpB gene encoding SsrA-binding protein SmpB has protein sequence MARERGRSVVAANRKARYDYHIEATYEAGLVLTGTEVKSLRAGRANLTDGYGVIRDGEVWLYGVHIPEYDLGTWTNHEPRRPRKLLLRSDEISRLIGKTKESGLTLVPLSLYFKDGYAKVEIALARGRKSYDKRQAIAERESRRETQRATGRHAKGRDD, from the coding sequence ATGGCGCGCGAGCGTGGTCGCTCGGTCGTCGCCGCCAATCGCAAGGCCCGGTACGACTACCACATCGAGGCGACGTACGAAGCCGGGCTGGTGCTCACTGGCACGGAGGTCAAGTCGTTGCGCGCGGGCCGGGCGAACCTCACCGACGGGTACGGCGTCATCCGCGACGGCGAGGTCTGGTTGTACGGCGTCCACATCCCGGAGTACGACCTGGGAACCTGGACCAATCACGAGCCGCGCCGGCCCCGGAAGCTGCTGCTGCGGTCGGACGAGATCAGCCGGCTGATCGGCAAGACGAAGGAGTCGGGCCTGACGCTGGTGCCGCTGTCGCTGTACTTCAAAGACGGCTACGCCAAGGTCGAGATCGCGCTGGCGCGCGGCCGCAAGTCGTACGACAAGCGACAGGCCATCGCCGAGCGGGAGTCCCGCCGCGAGACCCAACGGGCCACCGGCCGCCACGCCAAGGGCCGCGACGACTGA
- a CDS encoding peptidase M10A and M12B matrixin and adamalysin: MPLGIVALLLVAGAGAAVTTHGAGRAAGPPPGIEEAADRLAPAVTAAPNPAYRFIGTGRDGEPLRWSPCRPIHYVVRPDHAPLAGMTIISDAFATVSAATGLTFVYDGTTDETPVPDRSPYQPDRYGDRWAPVLVAWATTTEAPDLQDRVLGEAAPQMVTGAGGKAALVSGAVYLDPTQIGQAQAVGGLRQTRGIVLHELGHLVGLGHAADSRQLMWFEATGYDDYQAGDRAGLAVLGAGPCRPDL; encoded by the coding sequence GTGCCGCTGGGCATCGTGGCGCTGCTGCTGGTGGCTGGGGCGGGGGCTGCGGTGACCACCCACGGCGCCGGGCGGGCCGCCGGACCGCCGCCCGGGATCGAGGAGGCCGCTGACCGGTTGGCGCCCGCGGTCACCGCGGCACCGAACCCGGCGTACCGGTTCATCGGGACCGGGCGCGACGGCGAACCGCTGCGCTGGTCGCCATGCCGCCCGATCCACTACGTGGTGCGCCCCGACCACGCGCCGCTGGCTGGCATGACCATCATCAGCGACGCGTTCGCGACCGTCTCTGCCGCAACGGGTCTGACGTTCGTGTACGACGGGACCACCGATGAGACGCCGGTACCGGATCGCTCGCCGTACCAGCCCGATCGCTACGGCGACCGTTGGGCGCCCGTCCTGGTCGCGTGGGCGACCACGACGGAGGCACCGGACCTGCAGGACAGGGTGCTCGGCGAGGCGGCACCGCAGATGGTGACCGGTGCTGGCGGCAAGGCCGCCCTGGTCTCCGGCGCGGTGTATCTGGATCCGACGCAGATCGGCCAGGCGCAGGCGGTCGGCGGGCTGCGGCAGACTCGGGGCATCGTGCTTCACGAGCTCGGTCACCTCGTCGGACTCGGCCACGCCGCCGACTCCCGACAGCTCATGTGGTTCGAGGCCACCGGATATGACGACTACCAGGCCGGCGACCGGGCCGGGCTGGCCGTCCTTGGCGCGGGACCGTGCCGGCCGGACCTGTGA
- a CDS encoding 3-hydroxybutyryl-CoA dehydrogenase: protein MPEVPLVENVAVVGCGVMGAGIVQEAAKGGCSVTAVEPTEQLLEAGRARLKASLARAEEKGKLEGTTAAEVLSAVRFTTDLAELADSQLVIEAIREIEADKVALYRDLQAVVGPQCVLATNTSSLPVTRLGRALDAPERFLGIHFFNPVPVLGLVELVPGLATADQTVDIAERFVTERLGKTPLRTVDRAGFVVNTLLVPYILAAIRLLDAGRGSAQDIDNGMVLGAGMPLGPLGLADLIGLDTLLFIAESLYDELRDPAMAPPPLLRRHVEAGWYGRKSGRGFFEYDRG from the coding sequence ATGCCCGAAGTCCCGCTCGTGGAGAACGTCGCCGTCGTCGGGTGCGGCGTCATGGGGGCAGGCATCGTCCAGGAGGCGGCCAAGGGCGGCTGCTCGGTGACCGCCGTCGAGCCGACCGAACAGCTGCTTGAGGCGGGCCGCGCCCGGCTCAAGGCCTCGCTCGCGCGGGCGGAGGAGAAGGGCAAGCTGGAGGGGACCACCGCGGCGGAGGTGCTCAGCGCGGTTCGTTTCACCACGGACCTCGCCGAGCTGGCCGATTCGCAGTTGGTGATCGAGGCGATTCGCGAGATCGAGGCGGACAAGGTCGCGCTCTACCGCGACCTGCAGGCCGTCGTCGGCCCGCAGTGCGTCCTGGCGACGAATACGTCATCGCTGCCGGTGACCCGGCTCGGCCGCGCCCTCGACGCACCGGAACGCTTCTTGGGCATCCACTTCTTCAACCCGGTGCCGGTGCTGGGCCTGGTCGAGTTGGTACCGGGCCTGGCCACCGCCGATCAGACCGTCGATATCGCGGAGCGGTTCGTCACCGAGCGGCTGGGCAAGACGCCGCTGCGGACGGTCGACCGGGCCGGCTTCGTGGTCAACACCTTGCTGGTGCCGTACATCCTGGCCGCGATCCGGCTGCTCGACGCCGGCCGGGGCAGCGCGCAGGACATCGACAACGGCATGGTGCTGGGCGCCGGGATGCCGTTGGGCCCCTTGGGCTTGGCCGACCTCATCGGCCTCGACACCCTGCTGTTCATCGCCGAGTCGCTGTACGACGAACTGCGCGATCCGGCGATGGCGCCCCCGCCGCTGCTGCGCCGGCACGTCGAAGCCGGCTGGTACGGCCGCAAGTCCGGCCGCGGCTTCTTCGAGTACGACCGTGGCTGA
- a CDS encoding enoyl-CoA hydratase/isomerase family protein: MTQQAGPGAVDDDLLSGVERGVGRIVLNRPKAMNAITTPMAAELDRLLAVWGADPGVRAVVISGAGERGLCAGGDVRAMWESSRGDGVAAREFFRTEYRMNVHFAQFGKPILALMDGVVLGGGLGVSGHASVRVVTERSYVGMPEVTIGFVPDVGGTYLLSRAPGRFGSYLAMTGVGVGPADAITCGLADYHVPADRLDDLVAAVVGGADPAAAAANLATAPVEGELPSLRAWIDSCFAAPSAVAVVAALRAATDPRAVATAELIETKSPIAVAVALESIRRAAALPDLAAVIEQEFRVSCAFTRSHDLVEGIRAQVVDRDRSPRWSPPRLSDVSPEDVASYFADRGDGTVLGPR; the protein is encoded by the coding sequence ATGACCCAGCAGGCGGGCCCGGGTGCGGTCGACGACGACCTGCTGTCCGGCGTCGAGCGCGGCGTCGGACGGATCGTGCTGAACCGACCGAAGGCCATGAACGCCATCACCACCCCGATGGCGGCCGAGCTCGATCGGCTGCTCGCGGTGTGGGGCGCCGACCCCGGTGTACGTGCCGTGGTGATATCCGGTGCCGGAGAACGAGGTCTGTGCGCCGGCGGCGACGTGCGGGCGATGTGGGAGAGCTCTCGTGGCGACGGCGTCGCGGCCCGGGAGTTCTTCCGGACCGAGTACCGGATGAACGTCCATTTCGCGCAGTTCGGCAAGCCGATACTCGCGCTCATGGACGGTGTGGTCCTCGGCGGCGGGCTCGGGGTGTCCGGCCACGCGAGCGTGCGCGTGGTGACCGAGCGCTCGTACGTCGGGATGCCGGAGGTGACCATCGGCTTCGTTCCCGACGTCGGCGGGACCTACCTGCTGTCGCGCGCGCCCGGTCGCTTCGGCTCGTACCTGGCGATGACCGGCGTCGGGGTGGGCCCGGCCGACGCGATCACCTGTGGGCTGGCCGATTATCACGTCCCGGCGGATCGCCTGGACGACCTCGTCGCCGCGGTGGTCGGTGGCGCCGACCCGGCGGCAGCCGCGGCGAACCTGGCCACCGCGCCGGTCGAGGGCGAGTTGCCCTCGTTGCGCGCGTGGATCGACAGCTGTTTCGCGGCACCGTCCGCAGTCGCCGTCGTGGCGGCGCTGCGGGCTGCCACCGACCCGCGTGCGGTCGCGACGGCCGAGCTGATCGAGACGAAGTCGCCGATCGCGGTAGCCGTTGCGTTGGAATCGATCCGGCGTGCCGCGGCGCTGCCGGACCTGGCGGCGGTGATCGAGCAGGAGTTCCGCGTGTCGTGCGCCTTCACCCGCAGCCACGACCTGGTCGAGGGCATCCGGGCGCAGGTCGTCGACCGCGACCGCAGCCCGCGCTGGTCGCCGCCGCGCCTGTCGGACGTCAGTCCCGAGGACGTGGCGTCGTACTTCGCCGACCGTGGCGACGGCACGGTCCTCGGCCCGCGCTGA